Proteins co-encoded in one Pseudomonas fluorescens genomic window:
- a CDS encoding NAD(P)H-dependent oxidoreductase, with amino-acid sequence MKKVLLLNGGKKFAHSDGRYNTTLHEAALSVLDRGGVDVKTTFIDEGYDIAEEVAKFLWADVIIYQMPGWWMGAPWTVKKYIDEVFTEGHGSLYASDGRTRSDSSQKYGSGGLIQGKQYMLSLTWNAPQQAFDDPTDFFEAKGVDAVYFPFHKANQFLGMTGLPTFLCVDVMKRPNIEADVARYEQHLSEVFGLKA; translated from the coding sequence ATGAAGAAAGTGCTGTTGCTCAACGGCGGTAAAAAATTCGCCCACTCCGACGGTCGTTACAACACCACCCTGCACGAAGCGGCGCTGAGTGTGCTGGATCGCGGCGGTGTCGACGTCAAGACCACCTTCATCGACGAGGGTTACGACATCGCTGAAGAAGTCGCCAAATTCCTCTGGGCCGACGTGATCATTTATCAGATGCCGGGCTGGTGGATGGGCGCACCGTGGACCGTGAAAAAGTACATCGACGAAGTCTTCACCGAAGGCCACGGCAGCCTCTATGCCAGCGACGGCCGCACTCGTTCCGACTCCTCGCAGAAGTACGGCAGCGGCGGTCTGATCCAGGGCAAGCAGTACATGCTGTCGCTGACCTGGAACGCACCGCAGCAGGCGTTCGATGATCCGACCGATTTCTTTGAAGCCAAAGGCGTGGACGCTGTGTACTTCCCGTTCCACAAGGCCAACCAGTTCCTCGGCATGACCGGCCTGCCAACCTTCCTCTGCGTGGACGTGATGAAGCGCCCGAACATCGAGGCCGACGTGGCGCGTTACGAGCAGCATCTGAGCGAGGTGTTTGGCCTCAAAGCCTGA
- a CDS encoding helix-turn-helix domain-containing protein codes for MLFNEDNFADIDLNLIIIFLVLFRERSVSRTAERLHVKQPAISGSLARLRKRFDDPLFLRSSRTMRPTSKAEELAQALTPAIRQIEAVIRL; via the coding sequence ATGCTATTCAATGAAGACAACTTCGCGGATATCGACCTGAACCTGATCATCATTTTCCTGGTGCTGTTTCGCGAACGCAGCGTGTCACGCACGGCCGAGCGCCTGCACGTCAAACAACCCGCCATCAGCGGATCGCTGGCACGGCTGCGCAAGCGGTTCGATGATCCTCTGTTTCTGCGCTCATCCAGAACCATGCGCCCGACCTCGAAAGCCGAGGAACTGGCGCAGGCCCTGACACCGGCGATCAGGCAGATCGAAGCGGTGATCCGGCTCTGA
- a CDS encoding LysR family transcriptional regulator, producing MKARSDELQIFVCVIECGSISAAAEQVGQTPSAVSRTLSRLEAKLDTTLINRTTRRMDLTEEGKYFFEQAKLILDQMDQLEERLSSRQQTPSGRLRINAASPFMLHAIVPYIDEFRQLYPDIQLELNSNDLIIDLLEQSTDVAIRIGTLADSTLHARSLGCSPLLIVASPAYLEKHGAPLEVADLSAHTLLGFTQNEGLNQWPLRYVHGDRWPITPAISASSGETVRHLALEGQGIACLSHFMTIDDIRAGRLKVLLAEFNSGYRQPINAVYYRNSQLALRIQCFLDFIQSKLAAYASADFKG from the coding sequence GTGAAAGCCAGATCCGATGAGTTGCAGATTTTCGTCTGCGTGATCGAATGCGGTTCAATCTCCGCCGCCGCCGAGCAGGTCGGACAGACGCCGTCGGCGGTCAGTCGCACGCTGTCGCGGCTGGAAGCCAAGCTCGACACCACGCTGATCAACCGCACCACGCGGCGCATGGACCTGACCGAGGAGGGCAAGTATTTCTTCGAACAGGCCAAGCTGATCCTCGACCAGATGGACCAGCTCGAAGAGCGCCTGTCCTCGCGCCAGCAGACGCCATCAGGACGGCTGCGCATCAACGCCGCGTCGCCGTTCATGCTCCACGCCATCGTGCCGTACATCGACGAATTCCGGCAGCTGTACCCGGACATCCAGCTCGAACTCAACAGCAACGACCTGATCATTGACCTGCTGGAACAAAGCACCGACGTCGCCATCCGCATCGGCACCCTCGCCGATTCGACGTTGCATGCCCGCTCGCTCGGTTGCAGTCCGCTGCTGATCGTCGCCAGTCCCGCGTATCTGGAAAAACACGGCGCGCCGCTGGAAGTGGCTGACCTGAGCGCGCACACCTTGCTCGGCTTCACCCAGAACGAAGGCCTTAATCAGTGGCCGCTGCGTTACGTGCACGGCGACCGCTGGCCGATCACCCCGGCGATCAGCGCCTCCAGCGGCGAGACGGTTCGCCATCTGGCGCTCGAAGGCCAGGGCATTGCCTGTCTTTCGCACTTCATGACCATCGACGACATCCGCGCCGGGCGTCTCAAGGTGTTGCTGGCGGAATTCAACAGCGGTTATCGCCAGCCGATCAACGCGGTGTACTACCGCAACTCGCAGCTGGCACTGCGCATCCAGTGCTTCCTCGACTTCATCCAGAGCAAACTGGCGGCTTACGCCAGTGCCGATTTCAAGGGCTGA
- a CDS encoding carbamoyltransferase family protein — MVILGITNNDLSGACLVRDGQILSAVSEERFTRIKDHKIWPARSIEFVLSQAGVSLEDLDYVAYGWNAGFNADKHLELYFDRIVEEVRNNPEGLAQFRQRVTDEVRNDKEKRAEFDRYIAANGLAGKAYYIDHHECHALGAYVCSPFDEALTLTCDGRGDFQSLTVTWYSPTETTVLQRETSIDSLGYFYGRITHLLGYKPNRHEGKVTGLAAFGDPQKLLGVMQQMIRFEDGRIKASCGDLFVPSYNNYSESLETLFSQETPEDIAAAVQRHSEDLLVAIVKHHLEQRGSTNLCLAGGVFGNVKLNQRLREIPGVKNVYVLPCMGDGGLALAAAVGAAYLENGTRFRNPAMTLGPDSRSVSQNINLIHRNYPELGYHTPSNIIDVLTDALMENQVLGMFKGKMEFGPRSLCNRSIVYHAQDGEVNDWLNKRMHRTEFMPFGPVTAIEHAAACYVGWDEDQVAADTMTMTYDCHPQFSEASPAVVHIDGTARPQIIRPQRDAFMHRLLNAWHERTGQAALINTSFNRHEEPIVCSPQDALDALKDGMVDLVVMSESLIVWRKGKNSFTQQRFE; from the coding sequence ATGGTCATTTTGGGCATTACCAATAACGATTTGTCGGGCGCTTGCCTGGTACGCGATGGTCAGATTCTCTCGGCGGTCAGCGAAGAGCGTTTCACCCGTATCAAGGACCACAAGATCTGGCCCGCCAGGTCCATCGAGTTTGTGTTGAGCCAGGCTGGCGTGTCACTGGAAGATCTCGACTACGTGGCTTACGGATGGAATGCCGGTTTCAACGCCGATAAACACCTTGAGTTGTATTTCGACCGGATCGTCGAAGAGGTCCGGAACAACCCCGAGGGCCTGGCGCAGTTCCGCCAGCGTGTCACCGATGAAGTCCGAAACGATAAAGAGAAGCGCGCCGAATTCGACCGGTACATTGCCGCCAATGGCCTGGCCGGCAAGGCGTATTACATCGATCACCATGAATGCCATGCCCTCGGTGCTTATGTCTGTTCGCCGTTCGATGAGGCCTTGACCCTGACCTGTGACGGGCGCGGCGACTTCCAGTCCCTGACCGTGACCTGGTACAGCCCGACCGAAACCACGGTTTTGCAACGCGAAACCAGCATCGACAGCCTGGGTTACTTCTACGGCCGGATCACCCACTTGCTGGGCTACAAGCCGAACCGTCATGAAGGCAAAGTCACGGGTCTGGCCGCGTTCGGCGATCCGCAGAAGTTGCTGGGGGTGATGCAGCAGATGATCCGTTTCGAAGACGGGCGCATCAAGGCGAGTTGCGGCGACTTGTTCGTGCCGTCCTACAACAATTACAGCGAATCTCTGGAGACCCTGTTCTCCCAAGAAACCCCGGAGGACATCGCCGCTGCGGTACAGCGCCATAGCGAAGACTTGCTGGTGGCGATCGTCAAACATCATCTGGAACAACGCGGCAGCACCAACCTGTGCCTGGCCGGCGGCGTGTTTGGCAACGTCAAACTCAACCAGCGCCTGCGCGAGATTCCCGGCGTGAAAAACGTCTATGTGCTGCCATGCATGGGCGATGGCGGGCTGGCGCTGGCGGCTGCCGTCGGGGCGGCGTACCTGGAGAACGGCACCCGTTTCAGGAACCCGGCAATGACCCTGGGGCCGGACTCGCGCAGCGTTTCGCAGAACATCAACCTGATCCATCGCAACTATCCCGAGCTCGGTTACCACACCCCGTCGAACATCATCGACGTGTTGACCGACGCACTGATGGAGAATCAGGTGCTGGGCATGTTCAAGGGCAAGATGGAGTTCGGGCCACGTTCACTGTGTAACCGCAGCATCGTCTATCACGCGCAGGATGGCGAAGTGAACGACTGGCTGAACAAGCGCATGCACCGTACCGAGTTCATGCCGTTCGGTCCGGTCACCGCCATCGAACACGCGGCGGCCTGCTATGTCGGGTGGGACGAGGACCAGGTGGCGGCAGATACCATGACCATGACCTACGATTGTCATCCGCAGTTCAGCGAGGCCAGTCCGGCAGTCGTGCACATCGATGGCACGGCGCGGCCGCAGATCATTCGCCCGCAGCGCGATGCATTCATGCATCGTCTGTTGAATGCCTGGCATGAGCGGACCGGTCAGGCGGCGTTGATCAACACCTCGTTCAACCGCCATGAAGAGCCGATTGTCTGTTCGCCGCAGGATGCACTGGATGCACTGAAAGACGGGATGGTCGATCTGGTGGTGATGAGTGAATCGCTGATTGTCTGGCGCAAAGGCAAAAACAGCTTCACCCAGCAACGCTTCGAATAA
- a CDS encoding flavin reductase, which produces MVDSTEFRNAMAMLGSAVTIVTTDGPAGRFGFTASAVCSVTDSPPTLLVCVNRSSSNHEHFKTNGVLCVNVLTGDHQSTSGAFANRQLSMQERFSSVNCQTLKTGSPVIEEALVSLDCRVSKVDEVGTHSIFYCEILELQQHSEATEGLVYFNRSYYRLNDELRLAPEQ; this is translated from the coding sequence ATGGTTGATTCAACGGAGTTTCGTAATGCAATGGCGATGCTGGGGAGTGCTGTCACCATCGTCACGACCGATGGCCCTGCGGGGCGTTTCGGCTTTACCGCGTCGGCGGTGTGCAGCGTGACGGATTCACCGCCAACGCTGCTGGTGTGCGTCAATCGCTCGTCGTCCAATCACGAGCATTTCAAGACCAATGGCGTGCTGTGCGTGAACGTCCTGACCGGCGATCATCAGTCGACATCAGGGGCGTTCGCCAATCGGCAGTTGAGCATGCAGGAGCGTTTTTCCAGCGTGAATTGCCAGACGCTCAAGACCGGTTCACCGGTGATCGAAGAGGCACTGGTCAGCCTCGATTGCCGGGTCAGCAAGGTCGACGAGGTCGGCACCCACAGCATCTTCTACTGTGAAATTCTCGAACTGCAGCAACACAGCGAGGCCACGGAAGGCCTGGTCTACTTCAACCGCAGTTACTACCGTCTGAACGACGAACTGCGCCTGGCACCCGAGCAGTGA
- a CDS encoding HAD family hydrolase: MTQRTFTAVCFDMDGVLIQSREVIEFAWTTVARNYGVAVDQAFIDDHIHGRPGGYTLQALFGQFDEQTRVAIKKEVDALEEVSICALVPGVAAFIAQLNGRVPLALVTSSWRARVDHVLQQHGLTSVFDCIVCRDDVRSGKPAPDPYRLAAARLERQSDECLVFEDSVSGVQSAVSSGALCIGIGDDPTLSAHGALRTYADFTALPVSPGGVDTHLYADGGLFISGQVAQRFARS, from the coding sequence ATGACACAACGAACGTTTACAGCCGTCTGCTTTGATATGGACGGTGTGCTGATCCAGTCTCGCGAGGTCATCGAATTCGCCTGGACCACGGTGGCGCGCAACTACGGTGTTGCCGTCGATCAGGCGTTCATCGACGATCACATTCACGGCCGCCCGGGCGGTTACACCCTGCAGGCCCTGTTCGGTCAGTTCGACGAACAGACGCGTGTGGCCATCAAGAAAGAAGTCGACGCCCTCGAAGAAGTTTCGATCTGTGCGCTGGTGCCGGGTGTCGCTGCGTTCATCGCCCAATTGAATGGGCGCGTGCCGCTGGCGCTGGTGACCAGCAGTTGGCGAGCGCGAGTCGACCACGTCCTGCAGCAGCACGGCCTGACGTCGGTTTTCGACTGCATCGTCTGCCGCGACGATGTGCGCAGCGGCAAACCGGCTCCCGATCCTTATCGCCTGGCCGCCGCCCGACTGGAGCGTCAGAGCGATGAATGCCTGGTCTTCGAAGACTCCGTCAGCGGTGTGCAATCAGCGGTCAGCAGCGGCGCGCTGTGCATCGGTATCGGCGACGATCCGACGCTGAGCGCTCACGGGGCACTGCGTACGTACGCGGATTTCACGGCGCTCCCGGTCTCGCCGGGCGGGGTGGATACGCACCTCTATGCCGACGGCGGGCTGTTTATCAGCGGGCAGGTTGCCCAGAGGTTCGCACGCTCATGA
- a CDS encoding putative quinol monooxygenase, whose translation MSERQGFILHAKTRPEKAEAFEAFFRAYVEPSRAEPGCIEYHMLRDKEDPTLFIFYEIWETQAHLDVHSNLPHMQQFLAQRMEYLERDFDIRPIEMLSASSASR comes from the coding sequence ATGAGCGAACGCCAGGGTTTCATCCTGCACGCCAAGACCCGCCCGGAAAAAGCCGAGGCTTTCGAAGCGTTTTTCCGCGCCTACGTCGAACCGAGCCGCGCCGAACCCGGCTGCATCGAGTACCACATGCTGCGCGACAAGGAAGACCCGACGCTGTTTATCTTCTACGAGATCTGGGAAACCCAGGCGCATCTGGACGTGCACTCGAACCTGCCGCACATGCAGCAGTTCCTGGCCCAGCGCATGGAGTATCTGGAACGGGATTTTGATATCCGCCCGATTGAAATGCTCAGCGCGTCGTCCGCTAGCCGCTGA
- a CDS encoding YdcF family protein, producing MTPTLRHATVLWNFLGAGRQHSECELIVVCGSYDLRVCDYACKLLKKGVAPHLLFTGNTGNWTKHLWERTEADIFAQRAMVQGVSPDQFTLESRATNFAENIAFARALFPQVRRATFLTKPNSIRRVALTLPVQWPGLEAWVDAPSFGFPGEVSNLIGVLGLIDEMVGDIHRIMVYPSLGFQVEQVIPEEVEVAWRYLIEQGFDHHLIKGRH from the coding sequence ATGACGCCGACCTTGCGACACGCGACCGTCCTGTGGAATTTCCTGGGAGCAGGACGCCAACACAGTGAGTGCGAGCTGATTGTGGTGTGCGGCTCCTACGACCTGCGGGTCTGTGATTACGCCTGTAAGTTGCTGAAAAAAGGCGTCGCCCCGCATCTGTTGTTTACCGGCAACACCGGCAACTGGACGAAGCATTTGTGGGAACGCACCGAAGCCGATATTTTTGCCCAACGGGCCATGGTGCAGGGTGTTTCGCCGGATCAGTTCACCCTCGAATCCCGCGCCACCAACTTCGCCGAGAACATCGCGTTTGCCCGAGCGTTGTTCCCGCAGGTGCGTCGGGCGACGTTCCTGACCAAGCCGAATTCGATCCGGCGCGTGGCGTTGACCTTGCCGGTTCAATGGCCAGGGCTTGAGGCCTGGGTGGATGCGCCGTCGTTCGGTTTTCCGGGGGAGGTCAGCAACCTGATCGGGGTCCTGGGACTGATCGACGAAATGGTCGGCGATATCCACCGGATCATGGTTTACCCTTCGCTGGGCTTTCAGGTCGAGCAAGTGATTCCCGAGGAAGTCGAGGTGGCCTGGCGCTACCTGATCGAACAAGGATTCGATCACCATCTGATCAAAGGCAGACACTGA
- a CDS encoding LysR substrate-binding domain-containing protein, with protein MHFDLTDLRLYLHILDSGNITAGAARSHLSLAAASARIRAMEASLGTEFLERGRRGVTPTPAGKALAQHARVLLQQAERLQQDLAEYARGVKGQVRLLCNTTALSEYLPEVLADFLRGHPNLDIDLQELPSARITHALRQGAADLGIVSDAIDTTDLQTRAFRDDPLVLILPLDHPLSDATEVSFNDALRHDFVGLDADSALAVYLEEQALHSGSRMQIRIRADGFDGVMRMVARGAGIGIVPLAAVQRSASRGFKTLPMNEGWAVRKLLLCARDFTTLPSYATALLQALALPGD; from the coding sequence ATGCACTTCGACCTCACCGACCTGCGCCTGTACCTGCACATCCTCGACAGCGGCAACATCACCGCCGGCGCCGCACGCAGTCATCTTTCACTGGCGGCGGCCAGTGCGCGGATCCGGGCGATGGAAGCGTCGCTGGGCACCGAGTTTCTTGAGCGTGGACGTCGTGGTGTCACGCCGACGCCGGCCGGCAAAGCCCTGGCGCAACATGCGCGAGTGTTGCTGCAACAGGCCGAACGTCTGCAACAGGATCTGGCCGAGTACGCGCGCGGCGTCAAAGGCCAGGTGCGCTTGCTGTGCAACACCACGGCACTCAGCGAATACCTGCCGGAGGTGCTGGCGGATTTTCTGCGTGGGCATCCCAATCTCGATATCGATCTGCAGGAGTTACCCAGCGCCCGCATCACGCATGCATTACGCCAAGGGGCGGCGGATCTGGGCATTGTGTCCGACGCGATCGACACCACCGACTTGCAGACCCGAGCCTTTCGCGACGACCCATTGGTGCTGATTCTGCCTCTGGACCATCCGCTGTCTGACGCGACCGAAGTCAGTTTCAACGACGCCTTGCGTCACGACTTCGTCGGCCTCGACGCCGACAGCGCGCTGGCGGTGTATCTGGAGGAACAGGCACTACACAGCGGCTCGCGAATGCAGATCCGCATCCGCGCCGATGGTTTCGATGGCGTAATGCGCATGGTCGCTCGGGGTGCCGGCATTGGCATCGTTCCGCTGGCGGCAGTTCAGCGGTCCGCATCGCGGGGCTTCAAGACCCTGCCGATGAATGAAGGCTGGGCCGTTCGCAAACTGTTGCTGTGTGCCCGGGATTTCACCACGTTGCCAAGCTACGCCACAGCCTTGTTGCAAGCCTTGGCCCTCCCCGGGGATTGA
- a CDS encoding NAD-dependent epimerase/dehydratase family protein codes for MNVFVTGAAGFIGGSIATGLVQAGHTVTGLVRSAEQADELKALGITPVIGTLDDKALLAEQARAADAVINAASSDHRGAVEALLDALRGSNKVFLHTSGSSIVGDASGGKSSDIIYFEDNLPEPTVDKAARVAIDNLILAAAKDGVNSAVICNTLIYGHSLGVHRDSVQLPRLLKQACKSGVVRHVGTGRNIWSNVHIEDVVALYLLALTKNVPGTFYFVESGEASFIDMTTAMAEALNLGQPQDWPLKDAEAEWGYEMANYGLGSNSRVRGKHARELLGWAPKRTSVVEWIRHEMV; via the coding sequence ATGAACGTATTCGTCACCGGCGCTGCCGGTTTTATCGGCGGCTCCATCGCCACCGGTCTGGTCCAGGCCGGCCACACCGTCACCGGTCTGGTGCGCAGCGCCGAACAGGCCGATGAGTTGAAAGCACTGGGCATCACCCCGGTGATCGGCACCCTCGACGACAAGGCGCTGCTGGCCGAACAGGCCCGTGCCGCCGACGCGGTGATCAACGCCGCCAGCAGCGATCATCGCGGCGCGGTCGAAGCCTTGCTCGATGCCTTGCGCGGCTCGAACAAAGTGTTCCTGCACACCAGCGGTTCGAGCATCGTCGGCGATGCTTCGGGCGGAAAATCCAGCGACATCATCTACTTCGAAGACAACCTGCCTGAGCCGACCGTCGACAAGGCCGCACGGGTGGCCATCGACAACCTGATCCTCGCGGCAGCGAAGGACGGCGTTAACTCGGCCGTCATCTGTAATACCCTGATCTACGGCCACAGCCTGGGCGTCCATCGCGACAGCGTGCAACTGCCGCGCCTGCTGAAACAGGCATGCAAAAGCGGCGTTGTGCGTCACGTCGGCACCGGCCGGAACATCTGGTCCAACGTGCACATCGAAGACGTGGTGGCGCTGTACCTGCTGGCCCTGACCAAAAACGTTCCGGGCACCTTCTACTTTGTCGAAAGCGGCGAAGCGTCGTTCATCGACATGACTACCGCCATGGCCGAAGCCCTGAACCTGGGCCAGCCACAGGACTGGCCGCTGAAAGACGCCGAAGCCGAGTGGGGCTACGAAATGGCCAACTACGGCCTGGGCTCCAACAGCAGGGTTCGCGGCAAGCACGCCCGCGAATTGCTGGGTTGGGCGCCGAAGCGCACGTCGGTGGTCGAGTGGATTCGCCACGAAATGGTGTGA
- a CDS encoding sulfite exporter TauE/SafE family protein, whose amino-acid sequence MNALADFYQNLGLALSLLVIATFVVAGMIKGVIGLGLPTVAMGLLGLAMAPSQAAALLIIPATLTNVWQLAFGGHLQGLVKRLWPMLLAIFLGTAIGTLWIGMAGGHWVVRGLGAALLLYALSGLFLPTLSVSRRHEPWLGPICGVITGVITSATGVFVIPAVPYMQALGLRRDELVQALGLSFTVSTLALAGGLLWRGSLGGAELSASLLALIPALLGMLLGQWLRQRISAVLFRRVFFIGLGALGAHLLISG is encoded by the coding sequence ATGAACGCACTCGCAGATTTCTATCAAAACCTCGGTCTGGCTCTGTCATTGCTGGTGATTGCGACCTTTGTCGTCGCCGGCATGATCAAGGGCGTGATCGGTCTGGGCCTGCCCACTGTCGCCATGGGGTTGCTCGGTCTGGCTATGGCGCCGTCGCAGGCTGCCGCGTTGTTGATCATTCCGGCGACGCTCACCAACGTCTGGCAACTGGCGTTCGGCGGGCATTTGCAGGGGCTGGTGAAACGCTTGTGGCCGATGTTGCTGGCGATCTTCCTCGGCACGGCCATCGGCACCTTGTGGATCGGCATGGCAGGCGGGCATTGGGTGGTGCGCGGGCTCGGCGCGGCGCTGTTGCTCTATGCGCTGAGCGGATTGTTCCTGCCGACGCTGAGTGTCAGTCGCCGCCATGAACCGTGGCTGGGGCCGATCTGTGGTGTGATCACCGGCGTCATCACGTCGGCCACCGGAGTGTTCGTGATTCCCGCCGTCCCGTACATGCAGGCACTGGGTTTGCGCCGTGATGAACTGGTGCAGGCGCTGGGCCTGTCCTTCACCGTGTCGACCCTGGCGCTGGCCGGTGGATTGCTCTGGCGTGGGTCGCTCGGCGGTGCGGAGTTGAGCGCTTCGTTGCTGGCGCTGATCCCGGCGTTGCTCGGCATGCTGCTCGGCCAGTGGCTGCGCCAGCGTATCAGCGCCGTGCTGTTCAGGCGGGTGTTCTTCATCGGTCTGGGCGCGCTCGGCGCCCATCTGCTGATCAGCGGCTAG
- a CDS encoding MFS transporter: MYLIFFGFFAAEGIIYPFWPTWLNSLGFSASQIGLLIAAVYWPQVVTGVLITYVADWRVDQLRLAAILGFSAALCTLLFYFLPVHLWGFVCLSILFGGLWMVVLPLSESYLLKRDKQALQNYGWVRAVGSSAFILTSTLGGLLFAQYSQSWVPVVIAVCMLLTALACLWLKRQVTLAHLQPAERGTKRPDWKALFAQKGLLIAIAAASFIQLSHTLYFSTASIGWGVKGYSSTAIGVFWSVAVIAEITYFAFSNKILSFCSPLSIVMFSSVCAAARWALFSDSDAVPVILLGQCLHALSFAAYHSAIMRCIRDHAPPDIQVFTQGVYYSLAVALPMGLATPFAGYLYETQPQWSWYVMALFALMGTVLAFIAHQKMRSATDDTTNVYSRLL, from the coding sequence ATGTATCTGATCTTTTTCGGGTTCTTTGCCGCGGAAGGCATCATCTATCCGTTCTGGCCGACCTGGCTGAATTCGCTGGGCTTCAGCGCCAGCCAGATCGGCCTGCTGATCGCAGCGGTCTATTGGCCCCAGGTCGTGACCGGCGTGTTGATCACCTACGTAGCCGACTGGCGCGTGGATCAACTGCGGCTGGCGGCCATTCTCGGATTTTCGGCGGCGTTGTGTACGTTGCTGTTCTATTTCCTGCCGGTGCACCTGTGGGGATTCGTGTGCCTGAGCATTCTGTTTGGCGGGCTGTGGATGGTGGTGTTGCCGCTGTCCGAGTCCTATCTGCTCAAGCGTGACAAGCAAGCCCTGCAGAACTATGGCTGGGTCCGCGCGGTGGGCTCTTCGGCCTTTATCCTGACATCGACCCTCGGCGGTCTGTTGTTTGCGCAGTACAGCCAGTCGTGGGTGCCGGTGGTGATTGCCGTGTGCATGTTGCTCACCGCGCTGGCGTGTCTGTGGCTGAAGCGTCAGGTCACGCTGGCGCATCTGCAACCAGCCGAGCGTGGGACGAAGCGGCCCGACTGGAAGGCGCTGTTCGCTCAAAAGGGCCTGTTGATTGCGATTGCCGCCGCCAGTTTCATTCAGCTGAGTCACACCCTGTACTTTTCCACGGCGTCGATTGGCTGGGGCGTGAAAGGCTATTCTTCAACCGCCATCGGGGTGTTCTGGTCAGTGGCGGTGATCGCGGAAATCACCTATTTCGCGTTCTCCAACAAAATCCTGTCGTTCTGTTCACCGTTGTCTATCGTAATGTTTTCCAGTGTCTGTGCGGCGGCGCGCTGGGCGCTGTTTTCCGACAGCGATGCAGTCCCGGTGATCCTGTTGGGGCAATGTCTGCACGCCCTGAGTTTCGCGGCGTATCACTCGGCGATCATGCGCTGCATTCGCGATCACGCCCCGCCCGATATCCAGGTCTTTACCCAGGGTGTCTATTACTCGCTGGCGGTTGCCTTGCCCATGGGCCTGGCCACGCCATTTGCCGGGTATCTGTACGAGACGCAGCCACAATGGTCCTGGTATGTCATGGCGTTGTTTGCCCTGATGGGAACCGTGCTGGCCTTCATTGCTCACCAGAAAATGCGAAGTGCAACCGATGACACAACGAACGTTTACAGCCGTCTGCTTTGA